DNA from Halogeometricum sp. S1BR25-6:
GGACGCACCGACGCCCGCCGACGGCGAGAACGAACCCGGCGCGGCGACTGACGAGACGCCGGGGGACGACGCCGACGCGGAGTTGTCCGGCGAGACGACGCCCGAACCGACGGCCGACGCCGAGGCGCGGACGCCCGAGGAGAATTCCGAGACGGCATCCGCGTCAGCGGACACGTCGCCGCCGACCGACGACGCCGCGGACGCTGCCCCTACAGACGCAACTGCGGCGGACGCAGACGCGGATGCGACCGCGCCGGCGGCGGAAGCCGAGACGGCCGACCCCGCCGACGAACGCGTCGAGGAGGCGGCCGTGGACGCGGACGCCGAGGAAGCGCCGCCGCGCGAGCGTCTGGCTTCGGACGCCGCGAGCGAGGCGCTCCAAGCGGGCGAGAAGAAGGACGGCGCCGGCCGACTCAAGCGCGCCGCGGCGTTCGCCACGGGGAAGGTCATCATCGAGGAGGAGGACCTCGAAGACCCCCTCTGGGAGTTGGAGATGGCGCTCTTAGAGAGCGACGTGGAGATGCACGTTGCCGAAGAGATTCTGGAGACCATCCGCGACAAGATGATCGGCGAGTCGCGCCGGCAGGTCCAGACGATGGGCCAACTCGTCCACGAGTCGCTCCACGACGCCCTGTACGACGTCATCAGCATCGGCCAGTTCGACTTCGACCAGCGAATCGCCGAGGCGGACAAGCCCGTCACGCTCACGTTCACCGGCGTCAACGGCGTCGGGAAGACGACGAGCATCGCCAAGATGGCCCGCTACTTCGAGAAGCAGGGCCTCTCGGTGGTCATCGCGAACGGGGACACCTACCGCGCGGGCGCGAACGAGCAGATTCGCAAGCACGCCGAGAACCTCGATACGAAACTCATCACGCACGAGCAGGGCGGCGACCCGGCGGCGGTCATCTACGACGGCGTCGAGTACGCGAAGGCCCACGACATCGACGTCGTCCTCGGCGACACCGCCGGTCGCCTGCACACCTCCAACGACCTGATGGCCCAGTTGGAGAAGATAGACCGCGTTGTCTCGCCGGACATGACGCTGTTCGTCGACGAGGCAGTGGCCGGACAGGACGCCGTCGAACGCTCGAAGCAGTTCAACGACGCCGCGGAGATAGACGGCGCCATCCTGACGAAGGCTGACGCCGACTCCAACGGCGGCGCGGCCATCTCCATCGCCTACGTCACCGGGAAACCCATCCTCTTCCTCGGCGTCGGGCAGGGCTACGACGACATCGAGCGGTTCGACCCGCAACTGATGGTCGACCGCCTCCTCGGCGACGAGGAGTAGCCCGCCGCCCCCCTCCGTTTCCACTCGAACGAGGCCGCGTTCGGTCCCGACCGAAACCCCCCTGTTTCCACTCCAGACGGCCAGTTCACTCGACGGCGACGCCGACGCCGAGCGCCACCATCACGCCGCCGCCGAGCCAGTTTAACCCCGACGAAAAGCGCGAAGACTCCAGCGCGCGGCCGATTCGACCGGAACCGACCGCGACGACCGAGAGGTAGACGGCGGTCAGGCCGGCGTACGTCGCGCCGAGCAGCAGCATCCGCGCGTCCGCACCGGAACCGGTCCCCGCGAAGCCGGGGAGCAGGGAGAGAAAGAACAGCGCCACCTTCGGGTTGAGGGCGTTGACGAACACGCCGCGGCGGAAACTCCCCTCGGTGTCGACGTCGACGGTCGGGTCGAACTCGTCGTTTCGGAGCGCCGAGACGCCGAGGTAGACGAGATAGAGGGCGCCGGCGTACTTCACGACCCGGTAGGCCGTCGGCGCGGCGCGGAGGAGGGCGGCGAGGCCGAACGCCGCGGCCGCGGTGTGGACGAGCACGCCCGTCGAGATTCCGAGCGCCGACCGGACGCCGACGCCGCGGCCCTGCATCCCGCGGGCGAGGACGTACATCGTGTCCGGACCCGGCGTGAGGATGAGGGCGACGGCGGCCCCGCAGAACGCGAGGTACGTCGTCAGCGCCAGACCGGCGAACAGTTCGGGCATCGGTGGTCGGTGTGTCGGTGTCGTCCCGGCGACTAAAACTCCCCGTCACGGCGGCCCGACGCGTTAGGGCGATAGCTGGTTTCGCAGGTCGTCCCACTCGCCCGTCTCCGCGGCGCGTTCGACGTTCTCAGCGAGGATGTCGGCGAGTCGCGTGAAGTAGTGGGGCGTATGGCCCGACACGTGCGGCGTGAGGAGGACGTTCTCGAAGTCCCACAGCGGATGGTCCCGCGGGAGGGGTTCGGGGTCGGTCACGTCCAGCGCCGCCGCGCGGACGTGGTTGCGGCGAATCGCTCCGACGAGCGCGTCGGTGTCGACGACGCCGCCGCGGCCGACGTTCACCACCGCCGCGTCGTTCGGAAGCGCGTCCAGCGCGTCGGAGTCTATCAGTTTCTCCGTCGCGTCGGTCAGCGGGCAGGCGAGGACGAGATAGTCCGTCCGGACCAGGGCGGACTCCAACTCGTCGAACCCGACCACTTCGTCGGTCGGGCCGCCCTTCTCGGGCGTGTAGCGCGCGCCGACGGTGTCGACGCCGAACGGGTCCAGTCGCTCCACTATCGCCTGGCCGATGGCTCCGAGTCCGACCACGGTGACGGTCGACCCCTTCAGTTCGCCGAACGCCTGGAAGTGCCGCCATTCGCGGCGCTGCTGCCGGCGGATGCCCTCGTCGAGTCGCCGCGCGAGTATCAGCAGCCATCCGAGGACGTGCTCTGCGATGTTCGGACCGTGGACGCCCGAGGCGTTCGTCACCGCGACGCCGCGTTCGCGCAGTCGGTCGACGGGCAGGTGGTCGGTACCGGCGGACTGGGCGGCGAACAGGCGCAGGTCGTCGGCGGCCGCCAGTAGGTCGTCCGGGAGGGAGGTGCCGGTTATCACCTCGGCGTCGGCGGCTTCTTCGAGTCGCTCCGCCGACGTTTCGGGGTGGACGACCGTCGCGTCGGGGAGTCGCTCCCGGAGCGCGGTCGCGTACTCCGAGGGGGGAATGCCGTGCGCCGGGTCGCCGAGGACGAGTACTTTAGTCATCACTCGTGGCCTCGGGCGGTCGCGTGATAGCGTTTGGGCTGTTCGAGATGCGCAGACCGCTCGAACGCTCTATCGGCGTCGCCCCGCGCGACTGAGAACACCTCCGAGAACAACGGATAAAGCCTTTACACGGGCGGCGGCGTAGAGTAGGGCAATGGTACTCGACAATCTTGGGAGTTCCCTCCGCGGCAGTCTCGACAAACTGCAGGGGAAATCCCGGCTCGACGAGGACGACGTCGACGAAATCGTCCGGGAGATTCAGCGGTCGCTCCTCTCCGCGGACGTCGACGTGAGCCTCGTGATGGACCTCTCCTCGTCCATCGAAGACCGCGCGCTGCACGAGGAACCGCCGGGCGGCACGTCCGCGCGCGACCACGTCCTCAAAATCGTCTACGAGGAACTCGTCGACCTCATCGGCGAGTCGACAGACATCCCGCTGGAACCGCAGACCATCCTCCTCGCCGGCCTGCAGGGGTCGGGGAAGACGACCACCGCCGCCAAGATGGCGTGGTGGTTCTCCACGAAGGGACTGCGCCCCGCCGTCATCCAGACGGACACGTTCCGACCGGGCGCGTACGACCAGGCCAAGCAGATGTGCGAGCGGGCCGAGGTGGAGTTCTACGGTGACCCCGACGAGGAGGACCCCGTAAAAATCGCCCGCGAGGGGATGGAGGCCACCGAGGACGCCGACATCCACATCGTCGACACCGCGGGTCGACACGCCCTCGAAGACGCCCTCATCGACGAGATAGAGGAGATAGAGCGGCAGGTGAACCCTGACCGCTCCATGCTCGTCCTCGACGCGGCCATCGGGCAGGGGGCGAAAGACCAGGCCCGACAGTTCGACGACTCCATCGGCATCGACGGCGTCGTCATCACCAAATTGGACGGGACGGCGAAGGGCGGAGGGGCGCTGACCGCCGTCAACGAGACGGACTCCTCCATCGGCTTCCTCGGCACCGGCGAGACGGTGCAGGACATCGAGCGCTTCGAGCCGAACGGCTTCATCTCCCGGCTCCTCGGCATGGGCGACCTGAAGCAGTTGTCCGAACGGGTCGAGCGCGCGATGGCCGAGACTCAGGAGGGCGAGGACGACTGGGACCCCGAGGATATCATGAAGGGGTCGTTCACCCTCAAGGACATGCAAAAGCAGATGGAGGCGATGAACAAGATGGGGCCGCTCGACCAGGTGCTCGACATGATTCCGGGTCTCGGCGGCGGCTTCAAAGACCAACTCCCGGACGACGCGATGGACGTGACGCAGGACCGGATGCGCTCGTTCGACGTCATCATGGACTCGATGACCGAAGAGGAGTTGGAGAACCCCCGCATCGTCGGCGCCTCGCGCGTCCGCCGCATCGCCCGCGGGTCCGGCAAGGGCGAGGAGTTGGTGCAGGAACTGCTCGAACAGCACAAGATGATGGAACGGACGATAAAGCAGTTCCAGGGCATGGGCGACGGCGACATGCAGCGGATGATGAAGAAGCTCCAGAACCAGGGCGGCGGTGGCGGTGGCGGCGGACTCGGCGGCATGGGTCCGTTCGGCGACTGACTCGCGCACCGTCGACGCGCTCGGATTCCCTTCGCCGTTCTCCTCTGCGTTCTCTGACACCTCCCGGCCGCCGACCGACGGATAGGTCGGGGTTAAACACCGCTCGGCCTCTTCTCCGCACTCCAGACGACCGGACGCCCGCCGCGAGGACGGATCGGATTACGTTCTATCTACTAATGGTGGTGCCCGCACACTCCCGCACATGGACGTCGGAGACTGCGCCACTACCTGCCGGAACATCCTCGACGAGGTGTCCCGCGCCGTCGTCGCCGACCGCGCGGTTCTGCGGTCGATACTGTTGGGCTACCTCTCGCGGGGGCACGTCCTGTTGGAGGACGTCCCCGGGACGGGCAAGACGCTCACCGCGCGGTCGTTCGCCACCGCGCTGGGCCTCTCCGTCTCGCGCGTGCAGTTCACGCCCGACCTGCTCCCTTCGGACGTGACGGGCACGCACGTGTTCAACGAGCGGACCCGCGAGTTCGAGTTCCAGAAGGGGCCGCTGTTCGCCAACGTCGTGTTGGCCGACGAGATAAACCGCGCCTCGCCGAAGACGCAGGCCGCTCTCCTCGAAGCGATGGAGGAGGGGCAGGTCACCGTCGACGGCGACACGCACCCCCTACCGGACCCGTTCTTCGTCATCGCCACGCAGAACCCCGTCGAACAGGAGGGGACGTTCGAGTTACCCGAGGCGCAGAAGGACCGCTTCGTCGTGAAGACCAGCCTCGGCTTCCCGGACGAGGCGGGCGAACTCGAACTCATC
Protein-coding regions in this window:
- the ftsY gene encoding signal recognition particle-docking protein FtsY, translating into MFDGLKKKLNSFREDVEDTAEEKAEAEADAEAEADVEAAGETEVDATAETPVDDDASGSTDAIADADPGADADAETVPETEPGPTDADAPTPADGENEPGAATDETPGDDADAELSGETTPEPTADAEARTPEENSETASASADTSPPTDDAADAAPTDATAADADADATAPAAEAETADPADERVEEAAVDADAEEAPPRERLASDAASEALQAGEKKDGAGRLKRAAAFATGKVIIEEEDLEDPLWELEMALLESDVEMHVAEEILETIRDKMIGESRRQVQTMGQLVHESLHDALYDVISIGQFDFDQRIAEADKPVTLTFTGVNGVGKTTSIAKMARYFEKQGLSVVIANGDTYRAGANEQIRKHAENLDTKLITHEQGGDPAAVIYDGVEYAKAHDIDVVLGDTAGRLHTSNDLMAQLEKIDRVVSPDMTLFVDEAVAGQDAVERSKQFNDAAEIDGAILTKADADSNGGAAISIAYVTGKPILFLGVGQGYDDIERFDPQLMVDRLLGDEE
- a CDS encoding LysE family translocator is translated as MPELFAGLALTTYLAFCGAAVALILTPGPDTMYVLARGMQGRGVGVRSALGISTGVLVHTAAAAFGLAALLRAAPTAYRVVKYAGALYLVYLGVSALRNDEFDPTVDVDTEGSFRRGVFVNALNPKVALFFLSLLPGFAGTGSGADARMLLLGATYAGLTAVYLSVVAVGSGRIGRALESSRFSSGLNWLGGGVMVALGVGVAVE
- a CDS encoding D-2-hydroxyacid dehydrogenase, which gives rise to MTKVLVLGDPAHGIPPSEYATALRERLPDATVVHPETSAERLEEAADAEVITGTSLPDDLLAAADDLRLFAAQSAGTDHLPVDRLRERGVAVTNASGVHGPNIAEHVLGWLLILARRLDEGIRRQQRREWRHFQAFGELKGSTVTVVGLGAIGQAIVERLDPFGVDTVGARYTPEKGGPTDEVVGFDELESALVRTDYLVLACPLTDATEKLIDSDALDALPNDAAVVNVGRGGVVDTDALVGAIRRNHVRAAALDVTDPEPLPRDHPLWDFENVLLTPHVSGHTPHYFTRLADILAENVERAAETGEWDDLRNQLSP
- a CDS encoding signal recognition particle protein Srp54; the protein is MVLDNLGSSLRGSLDKLQGKSRLDEDDVDEIVREIQRSLLSADVDVSLVMDLSSSIEDRALHEEPPGGTSARDHVLKIVYEELVDLIGESTDIPLEPQTILLAGLQGSGKTTTAAKMAWWFSTKGLRPAVIQTDTFRPGAYDQAKQMCERAEVEFYGDPDEEDPVKIAREGMEATEDADIHIVDTAGRHALEDALIDEIEEIERQVNPDRSMLVLDAAIGQGAKDQARQFDDSIGIDGVVITKLDGTAKGGGALTAVNETDSSIGFLGTGETVQDIERFEPNGFISRLLGMGDLKQLSERVERAMAETQEGEDDWDPEDIMKGSFTLKDMQKQMEAMNKMGPLDQVLDMIPGLGGGFKDQLPDDAMDVTQDRMRSFDVIMDSMTEEELENPRIVGASRVRRIARGSGKGEELVQELLEQHKMMERTIKQFQGMGDGDMQRMMKKLQNQGGGGGGGGLGGMGPFGD
- a CDS encoding AAA family ATPase, with product MDVGDCATTCRNILDEVSRAVVADRAVLRSILLGYLSRGHVLLEDVPGTGKTLTARSFATALGLSVSRVQFTPDLLPSDVTGTHVFNERTREFEFQKGPLFANVVLADEINRASPKTQAALLEAMEEGQVTVDGDTHPLPDPFFVIATQNPVEQEGTFELPEAQKDRFVVKTSLGFPDEAGELELINRRAERHQQSPSASRVCDERTATEIRNAPERVHVEPDVRQYLVDVARATREDRRVREGVSPRATQRLFEAARALAAIQSRGFVTPDDVNAVSKPVLAHRLILTPDARVGQVDSRDVVDDILDDLTVPSVDVRQRA